The Sinorhizobium fredii genome contains the following window.
TCGACATTGCCGGCCTGGTGCGCGGCGCCTCCAAGGGTGAAGGTCTCGGCAACCAGTTCCTCGCCAACATTCGCGAGGTGGATGCGGTGGTGCACGTACTGCGCTGCTTCGAGGACGACGACATCACCCATGTCGAGGGCCGCATCCATCCGGTCGAGGACGCCGAGACGATCGAGACCGAGCTGATGCTCGCAGACCTCGAGAGCCTGGAGCGGCGCACCGAACAGACGCGCAAGCGCGCCACCGGCAAGGACAAGGAATCGATGGCGCAGCTTCCGATCATGGAGGCGTCACTGAAGCTCCTGCAAGAAGGCAAGCCGGTGCGCACGCTGTTGCCGAAGCTCGATGCCGAGGAGCTGCGCATTCTTCAGGGGCTGAATCTCCTCACCGCCCACCCGGTTCTCTACGTCTGCAACGTCGCGGAGGCAGATGCCGCAGCGGGCAACGAGCACACCCGCGCCGTTGCCGAGATGGCCAAGGCGCAGGGCGCCGAAACCGTCGTCATCTCCGCCGCGATCGAATCCGAGGTCGCCCAACTGCCGGAAGAGGAGGCCAAGGAATTCCTCGGCGCTCTGGGCCTCGAGGAGGCCGGCCTCGACCGGCTGATCCGAGCCGGCTACAAGCTGCTCGACCTCA
Protein-coding sequences here:
- the ychF gene encoding redox-regulated ATPase YchF gives rise to the protein MGFKCGIVGLPNVGKSTLFNALTKTAAAQAANYPFCTIEPNTGEVAVPDARMRKLADIAKSKEIIPTRISFVDIAGLVRGASKGEGLGNQFLANIREVDAVVHVLRCFEDDDITHVEGRIHPVEDAETIETELMLADLESLERRTEQTRKRATGKDKESMAQLPIMEASLKLLQEGKPVRTLLPKLDAEELRILQGLNLLTAHPVLYVCNVAEADAAAGNEHTRAVAEMAKAQGAETVVISAAIESEVAQLPEEEAKEFLGALGLEEAGLDRLIRAGYKLLDLITYFTVGPKETRAWTIPRGTKAPQAAGVIHSDFERGFIRANTIAYHDYIAYNGETGAKEAGKARDEGKEYVVQDGDVIHFRFNT